Part of the Salinimonas iocasae genome, GGCAACTTTAATTACCAGCGTGTTTCCATCTCGCAAGACTTCAACACTCTCAAAGTGCGTAGATGAATAAAGAGAGCGAATAGCCTGAGAGACCCGAAATGAGTTTAATCTGTCGCCGACTTCCACGGGTAGATAAGTCAGCGCCGCTCCCAATGCAACCCGTTGAAGACCTTCAACACGAATGTCTTCAACGACGAATTGGGTTTGTTCTGATGTTGCCGCGTTGGCTAAGCTAGCACTGGAGGCAATTGCTCCGGCTGCTACTAACTGTCTTAACTTCATCTATTCTTTTTATCCTGCGCCGCGTTACTTCGATGTTTGATGTCGTGTTTAGCGCTACATCCTATCAGGCGATGCGGCTAATATCGTTAAAGATGGCAATGCCCATTATCATAAACAGGACTACCCCTCCGATTCTGAATCCCCATTCCTGGGCTGCTTCTGAGACAGGCTTACCTGTCACCCATTCGATGGTAAAGTACATTAGATGACCACCATCCAGCATTGGAAGAGGAAGCAAGTTGATAATGCCTAAATTGACACTGATCAACGCTAAAAAGCTCAGAAAATATACCAGACCGTAACCAGCGCTGACACCAGCGCCCTGAGCAATGGATATCGGTCCGCTTAAATTATTCAGCGATACATCACCAGTAAGTAACTTCCCGATCATGGAAAAACTTAAAGTGATCAAACGCCAGGTTTTGTCGCCCGCTTTAACCAGCGCCTCTAGAGGGCCGTATTGATGAACGAACACATACCCCTCAGGCCAGTCCTTAAACTGAGGACTCACACCCAGATACCCTGACTGACCCTGCTCCGTATCACGGCGGGCGATCGTGGCATTAATTGTACGCGCTTGTCCATCCCGATTCACGGTAAGAGCAACATTTTCACCGGGCTTATCGCTGATTGCTTCTACCAGCGAGGCCCAGTCATCAATGGGTTCACCGTTAAACAGCGTTAGCGTATCACCCACTGCTAAACCTGCCTGTGCTGCCGGACTATCTGGCGCAACCACCGCAAGGGTGAGTGTTGCATCAGGTCTGAACGGCGTGATACCCAGGCTGCCTAATGCAGACTCCTTTTCAGGGTCAAAGTTCCAGTCAGTGGTGGTAAGTGTTGTATTAATTGTTCCCTGATTCTCTGTTTTGAGCGCTATGGGAACCTGCTGCCGACCGATATAAGATACCAGTTCAAAATTAACCGACTCCCAATCCGGCGTAGACCGGCTGCCAACGGATACTATCTCAGCCTGCTCCGGCAGTTGCGCCTGTGCGGCAATAGAATCCGGCTCAATCTGTCCGATAACAGGTTTCACTGTCTGAAGACCAATCAGATACATGGCGTACAATGCAAACAGGGCGAAAATGAAATTAACACCAGGACCGGCTGCGATAATGGCCATTCGTTGCAATACCGGCTTATGATTAAACGCTTTATCCTGTTGCCCTGGCGCGAGTGTATCGATACGTCCGTCAAGCATTCGTACATAACCGCCCAGCGGTATTGCTGCAACAACAAACTCTGTACCGTGTTTGTCTTTGCGCCGCCATAACGGTTTGCCAAAACCAATGGAGAACCGCTGTACCTGCACGCCACAGCGACGTGCGACATAAAAGTGCCCCCACTCGTGCACGGCAACTAATATACCGAGCGCGACAATAAAGGCACCAAGGCTCCATAAAAACGAAAACACTAGCGTAAACCTCTGATTAGTGTTGTAGCAGTCTCCCGGGCAAGCCTGTCCTGCTCGAGAATTTGTTGGAGTGTGGAAACATTAATTGGTTCCAATTGATCAAGGGTATGCGCGTTTACGCGGGCAATATCGGTAAAGGCTATCTCTTTATTTAAAAATGCCTCAACAGACACCTCATTGGCAGCATTCAGCCTTGTAGTGGCGGCCTGGCCCTCTTCACAGGCATCAATAGCTAACTGTAAATTGGGGTAGCGCTCATGACAGGGAGTATCGAAAGTGAATGTGCCTGCTTTCATGAAATCGAGGGGCGAAACGCCGGCTTCAATGCGTTCGGGAAAAGCCAACCCATACGCTATCGGTGTGCGCATATCCGGGTTGCCCATCTGCGCGATAACCGAACCGTCTATGTATTGCACCATCGAATGAATAGTGCTTTGCGGGTGAAGAACAACATCAATTTGCCTGGCACTTGCGCCAAATAACCAGCATGCCTCGATGAACTCCAAACCTTTATTCATCATAGTTGCTGAATCTACGGTGATTTTGCGCCCCATGCTCCAGTTCGGATGATGACAGGCCTCTTCAACGGTGATAGAAGAAAAGCTATCCAGCGGGCGCTCTCTGAAGGGACCACCAGAGCCAGTCAGTAAGATACTGCTGATACCGGACTTTTCCAGATTGCCGTATTCAAAGTCGCGAGGTAAACACTGAAATATCGCATTATGTTCGCTGTCGATAGGAAGAATGGACGCTTTAGACTGTTTCGCCGCATCAATAAATAAAGCCCCGGACATCACCAGCGCTTCTTTATTTGCTAATAAAACACGTTTGCCGGCTTTAACGGCTGCCAGAGTGGGTAGCAGGCCAGC contains:
- the ispC gene encoding 1-deoxy-D-xylulose-5-phosphate reductoisomerase; its protein translation is MQTLTILGATGSIGCSTLDVVARHPDKYRVFALTGNSQLERLLSQAKTCSARYVVIADESRYADAQELANAMGVQSEILCGSQALEDVASAPEVDAVMAAIVGAAGLLPTLAAVKAGKRVLLANKEALVMSGALFIDAAKQSKASILPIDSEHNAIFQCLPRDFEYGNLEKSGISSILLTGSGGPFRERPLDSFSSITVEEACHHPNWSMGRKITVDSATMMNKGLEFIEACWLFGASARQIDVVLHPQSTIHSMVQYIDGSVIAQMGNPDMRTPIAYGLAFPERIEAGVSPLDFMKAGTFTFDTPCHERYPNLQLAIDACEEGQAATTRLNAANEVSVEAFLNKEIAFTDIARVNAHTLDQLEPINVSTLQQILEQDRLARETATTLIRGLR
- the rseP gene encoding sigma E protease regulator RseP; the encoded protein is MFSFLWSLGAFIVALGILVAVHEWGHFYVARRCGVQVQRFSIGFGKPLWRRKDKHGTEFVVAAIPLGGYVRMLDGRIDTLAPGQQDKAFNHKPVLQRMAIIAAGPGVNFIFALFALYAMYLIGLQTVKPVIGQIEPDSIAAQAQLPEQAEIVSVGSRSTPDWESVNFELVSYIGRQQVPIALKTENQGTINTTLTTTDWNFDPEKESALGSLGITPFRPDATLTLAVVAPDSPAAQAGLAVGDTLTLFNGEPIDDWASLVEAISDKPGENVALTVNRDGQARTINATIARRDTEQGQSGYLGVSPQFKDWPEGYVFVHQYGPLEALVKAGDKTWRLITLSFSMIGKLLTGDVSLNNLSGPISIAQGAGVSAGYGLVYFLSFLALISVNLGIINLLPLPMLDGGHLMYFTIEWVTGKPVSEAAQEWGFRIGGVVLFMIMGIAIFNDISRIA